In the genome of Nitrospinota bacterium, the window NNNNNNNNNNNNNNNNNNNNNNNNNNNNNNNNNNNNNNNNNNNNNNNNNNNNNNNNNNNNNNNNNNNNNNNNNNNNNNNNNNNNNNNNNNTTTTGCCTCAGTCTACAGGCAATTTCAAGATATTGAGGCATTTAAGAGCGAAATTGATAAATTAATGAACAAGTAATCTTATGGCTAAAACTAAAGTTGAGTTTGTATGCCGAGAGTGTGGAGCTTCGCATCACCAATGGGCTGGCCAGTGCTTGGAATGCAAAGCATGGAATACTCTAGAAGAAATTGTCATTTCACAAGCTACAGCATCAAAACCAGATAGCCTAAAAGATCTTCCGGCATCTAAAGTTCAAAACTTGACAGAAGTTAAGTCTCAAAATAAAGATCGCTTGTCAACTGGTCTTTCTGAGCTTGATCGAACGTTAGGGGGAGGTCTAGTTGATGGATCAG includes:
- a CDS encoding transcriptional regulator NrdR, giving the protein FASVYRQFQDIEAFKSEIDKLMNK